In one window of Clarias gariepinus isolate MV-2021 ecotype Netherlands chromosome 10, CGAR_prim_01v2, whole genome shotgun sequence DNA:
- the btbd10a gene encoding BTB/POZ domain-containing protein 10a isoform X3 → MPEDAESCRKPACGEGAHALLCACILHVVPHITHILPRCFVFTEPHETPRRSGSRLRGSQLLSGVARMSLHGAEHCRERRRSGDRSRDSSHERVEGQLTPCIRNVTSPTRQQLSDREREAGSWSRSASPRPQKVSSPFCADLHGKPHSSDMIYVHENAKEGSRSVRTAERVTLIVDNTRFVVDPTVFTAQPNTMLGRMFGAGREYNFTRPNEKGEYEVAEGISSTVFRAILDYYKSGIIRCPDGISIPELREACDYLCISFDYSTIKCRDLSALMHELSNDGARRQFESYLEEMVLPLMVASAQSGERECHVVVLTDDDVVDWDEEYPPQMGEEYSQIIYSTKLYRFFKYIENRDVAKSVLKERGLKKIRLGIEGYPTYKEKVKKRPGGRPEVIYNYVQRPFIRMSWEKEEGKSRHVDFQCVKSKSISNLAAAAADTPHDQLVALHAGPQVDELDILPNHHQPDPDAPPPAV, encoded by the exons ATGCCCGAGGATGCGGAGTCGTGCCGAAAGCCTGCGTGCGGTGAAGGTGCACACGCGCTGCTCTGCGCGTGCATCCTGCACGTCGTCCCGCACATCACGCACATCCTGCCGCGCTGCTTTGTCTTCACAGAGCCGCACGAGACGCCGCGCCG CAGCGGCAGTCGGCTGCGCGGTTCTCAGCTGCTCAGCGGCGTGGCAAGGATGAGTTTGCACGGAGCTGAACACTGCAGGGAGAGGCGTCGCTCCGGAGATCGCTCCAGGGACTCGTCTCACGAACGGGTCGAGGGCCAGCTCACGCCCTGCATCAGGAACGTCACCTCACCCACACGTCAGCAGCTCAGCG atcgagagagagaggcagggtCTTGGTCAAGGTCAGCGAGTCCCAGGCCTCAGAAAGTCTCCAGCCCCTTCTGTGCGGATCTCCACGGGAAACCTCACAGCTCTGACATGATCTACGTGCACGAGAACGCGAAGGAGGGCTCTCGGAGCGTGAGGACGGCCGAAAGGGTGACGCTCATCGTGGATAACACACGCTTCGTCGTCGACCCCACGGTCTTCACCGCTCAGCCCAACACCATGCTCGGCAG GATGTTCGGAGCCGGCAGGGAGTACAACTTTACTCGGCCAAACGAGAAGGGCGAGTACGAGGTGGCCGAGGGCATCAGCTCCACCGTGTTTAGAGCCATCCTG GATTATTACAAATCAGggataatccgctgccccgatGGGATCTCCATTCCCGAGCTGAGGGAGGCATGTGACTACCTCTGCATCTCTTTCGACTACAGCACCATCAAGTGCAGAGATCTGA GCGCACTGATGCACGAGCTGTCGAACGACGGGGCACGGCGGCAGTTCGAGTCGTACCTGGAGGAGATGGTGCTGCCACTGATGGTGGCGAGCGCTCAGAGCGGAGAGAGGGAGTGTCACGTGGTGGTGCTGACCGACGATGACGTGGTGGACTGGGACGAAGAGTATCCGCCGCAGATGGGCGAGGAGTATTCTCAGA TCATCTACAGCACCAAACTCTATCGCTTCTTCAAATACATTGAGAACCGAGACGTCGCCAAGTCCGTGTTAAAGGAAAGAGGACTGAAGAAGATCCGATTAGGCATCGAAG GTTACCCGACCTACAAGGAGAAGGTGAAGAAGCGTCCCGGCGGCCGGCCCGAGGTAATCTACAACTACGTGCAGAGACCGTTCATCCGCATGTCCTGGGAGAAAGAGGAGGGGAAGAGCCGGCACGTCGACTTCCAATGCGTTAAGAGCAAATCCATCAGCAACctggcggcggcggcggcggacaCGCCTCACGACCAGCTGGTGGCGCTGCACGCCGGGCCTCAGGTGGACGAACTGGACATCCTGCCAAACCACCATCAGCCCGACCCAGACGCTCCCCCTCCGGCCGTATGA
- the btbd10a gene encoding BTB/POZ domain-containing protein 10a isoform X1 translates to MAARPLSYDSNSSDTENCEQRSSTRPRRVCRHSSSGSRLRGSQLLSGVARMSLHGAEHCRERRRSGDRSRDSSHERVEGQLTPCIRNVTSPTRQQLSDREREAGSWSRSASPRPQKVSSPFCADLHGKPHSSDMIYVHENAKEGSRSVRTAERVTLIVDNTRFVVDPTVFTAQPNTMLGRMFGAGREYNFTRPNEKGEYEVAEGISSTVFRAILDYYKSGIIRCPDGISIPELREACDYLCISFDYSTIKCRDLSALMHELSNDGARRQFESYLEEMVLPLMVASAQSGERECHVVVLTDDDVVDWDEEYPPQMGEEYSQIIYSTKLYRFFKYIENRDVAKSVLKERGLKKIRLGIEGYPTYKEKVKKRPGGRPEVIYNYVQRPFIRMSWEKEEGKSRHVDFQCVKSKSISNLAAAAADTPHDQLVALHAGPQVDELDILPNHHQPDPDAPPPAV, encoded by the exons CAGCGGCAGTCGGCTGCGCGGTTCTCAGCTGCTCAGCGGCGTGGCAAGGATGAGTTTGCACGGAGCTGAACACTGCAGGGAGAGGCGTCGCTCCGGAGATCGCTCCAGGGACTCGTCTCACGAACGGGTCGAGGGCCAGCTCACGCCCTGCATCAGGAACGTCACCTCACCCACACGTCAGCAGCTCAGCG atcgagagagagaggcagggtCTTGGTCAAGGTCAGCGAGTCCCAGGCCTCAGAAAGTCTCCAGCCCCTTCTGTGCGGATCTCCACGGGAAACCTCACAGCTCTGACATGATCTACGTGCACGAGAACGCGAAGGAGGGCTCTCGGAGCGTGAGGACGGCCGAAAGGGTGACGCTCATCGTGGATAACACACGCTTCGTCGTCGACCCCACGGTCTTCACCGCTCAGCCCAACACCATGCTCGGCAG GATGTTCGGAGCCGGCAGGGAGTACAACTTTACTCGGCCAAACGAGAAGGGCGAGTACGAGGTGGCCGAGGGCATCAGCTCCACCGTGTTTAGAGCCATCCTG GATTATTACAAATCAGggataatccgctgccccgatGGGATCTCCATTCCCGAGCTGAGGGAGGCATGTGACTACCTCTGCATCTCTTTCGACTACAGCACCATCAAGTGCAGAGATCTGA GCGCACTGATGCACGAGCTGTCGAACGACGGGGCACGGCGGCAGTTCGAGTCGTACCTGGAGGAGATGGTGCTGCCACTGATGGTGGCGAGCGCTCAGAGCGGAGAGAGGGAGTGTCACGTGGTGGTGCTGACCGACGATGACGTGGTGGACTGGGACGAAGAGTATCCGCCGCAGATGGGCGAGGAGTATTCTCAGA TCATCTACAGCACCAAACTCTATCGCTTCTTCAAATACATTGAGAACCGAGACGTCGCCAAGTCCGTGTTAAAGGAAAGAGGACTGAAGAAGATCCGATTAGGCATCGAAG GTTACCCGACCTACAAGGAGAAGGTGAAGAAGCGTCCCGGCGGCCGGCCCGAGGTAATCTACAACTACGTGCAGAGACCGTTCATCCGCATGTCCTGGGAGAAAGAGGAGGGGAAGAGCCGGCACGTCGACTTCCAATGCGTTAAGAGCAAATCCATCAGCAACctggcggcggcggcggcggacaCGCCTCACGACCAGCTGGTGGCGCTGCACGCCGGGCCTCAGGTGGACGAACTGGACATCCTGCCAAACCACCATCAGCCCGACCCAGACGCTCCCCCTCCGGCCGTATGA
- the btbd10a gene encoding BTB/POZ domain-containing protein 10a isoform X2 — MAARPLSYDSNSSDTENCEQRSSTRPRRVCRHSSGSRLRGSQLLSGVARMSLHGAEHCRERRRSGDRSRDSSHERVEGQLTPCIRNVTSPTRQQLSDREREAGSWSRSASPRPQKVSSPFCADLHGKPHSSDMIYVHENAKEGSRSVRTAERVTLIVDNTRFVVDPTVFTAQPNTMLGRMFGAGREYNFTRPNEKGEYEVAEGISSTVFRAILDYYKSGIIRCPDGISIPELREACDYLCISFDYSTIKCRDLSALMHELSNDGARRQFESYLEEMVLPLMVASAQSGERECHVVVLTDDDVVDWDEEYPPQMGEEYSQIIYSTKLYRFFKYIENRDVAKSVLKERGLKKIRLGIEGYPTYKEKVKKRPGGRPEVIYNYVQRPFIRMSWEKEEGKSRHVDFQCVKSKSISNLAAAAADTPHDQLVALHAGPQVDELDILPNHHQPDPDAPPPAV; from the exons CGGCAGTCGGCTGCGCGGTTCTCAGCTGCTCAGCGGCGTGGCAAGGATGAGTTTGCACGGAGCTGAACACTGCAGGGAGAGGCGTCGCTCCGGAGATCGCTCCAGGGACTCGTCTCACGAACGGGTCGAGGGCCAGCTCACGCCCTGCATCAGGAACGTCACCTCACCCACACGTCAGCAGCTCAGCG atcgagagagagaggcagggtCTTGGTCAAGGTCAGCGAGTCCCAGGCCTCAGAAAGTCTCCAGCCCCTTCTGTGCGGATCTCCACGGGAAACCTCACAGCTCTGACATGATCTACGTGCACGAGAACGCGAAGGAGGGCTCTCGGAGCGTGAGGACGGCCGAAAGGGTGACGCTCATCGTGGATAACACACGCTTCGTCGTCGACCCCACGGTCTTCACCGCTCAGCCCAACACCATGCTCGGCAG GATGTTCGGAGCCGGCAGGGAGTACAACTTTACTCGGCCAAACGAGAAGGGCGAGTACGAGGTGGCCGAGGGCATCAGCTCCACCGTGTTTAGAGCCATCCTG GATTATTACAAATCAGggataatccgctgccccgatGGGATCTCCATTCCCGAGCTGAGGGAGGCATGTGACTACCTCTGCATCTCTTTCGACTACAGCACCATCAAGTGCAGAGATCTGA GCGCACTGATGCACGAGCTGTCGAACGACGGGGCACGGCGGCAGTTCGAGTCGTACCTGGAGGAGATGGTGCTGCCACTGATGGTGGCGAGCGCTCAGAGCGGAGAGAGGGAGTGTCACGTGGTGGTGCTGACCGACGATGACGTGGTGGACTGGGACGAAGAGTATCCGCCGCAGATGGGCGAGGAGTATTCTCAGA TCATCTACAGCACCAAACTCTATCGCTTCTTCAAATACATTGAGAACCGAGACGTCGCCAAGTCCGTGTTAAAGGAAAGAGGACTGAAGAAGATCCGATTAGGCATCGAAG GTTACCCGACCTACAAGGAGAAGGTGAAGAAGCGTCCCGGCGGCCGGCCCGAGGTAATCTACAACTACGTGCAGAGACCGTTCATCCGCATGTCCTGGGAGAAAGAGGAGGGGAAGAGCCGGCACGTCGACTTCCAATGCGTTAAGAGCAAATCCATCAGCAACctggcggcggcggcggcggacaCGCCTCACGACCAGCTGGTGGCGCTGCACGCCGGGCCTCAGGTGGACGAACTGGACATCCTGCCAAACCACCATCAGCCCGACCCAGACGCTCCCCCTCCGGCCGTATGA